One window of Mangrovibacterium diazotrophicum genomic DNA carries:
- a CDS encoding SusC/RagA family TonB-linked outer membrane protein — protein MCSKLNHFAFKATLFLLFSLVSIPYGWSGTATKTNRSINLKIENGRLTDIFERLESETSYKFSYGQGVIADKQTYSIDHRNQELEVVMDDLAAKAKLSYNIAGQLVMVKKLANPDEEQKSVKTARGRVVDENGESLPGVNIVEKGTTNGTVTDLDGNYTINLSGKSQILVFSFIGLESQEIIASETLNVTMKAESKGLDEVVVVGYGSQEKKDVTGAIATIEPKDFKQGITTSADNLLQGKVAGVRIINSSGEPGGGVDVQIRGLGSIRSGSTPLFVVDGVPLSNNDVTPTGGSIGFGSSSAKNPLNFLNTSDIESINVLKDASAAAIYGARGSNGVVLITTKKGKKGEGTISVNSYAAVSELPKKIDLLSADEYREAVGDESSYNHGSGTDWQDEVFRQAITTNTELSFSKQTKSGSYYASVGHIDQEGIIENSSFKRISARLNAEESFLPDNRLKVKLNLAVSQMNETGVPSSDDAGSNGQLITHMLMANPTQSVFDSEGNYTNFNLTQNFNPMYLLYLYEDETNTLRTIGNIEASFRIFKGLTYKINYAVDRSTSERNTTYYKNETIINPNGVFAQSNLDNSSELIEHYLTWAFTSGQHKLDVLGGFSYQKFKAEETGFSVEGLEEKGVGIKPKYNPDYTSYTSSDISGSAQENELQSYFARANYTFASKYMLTASLRADGSTRFGEDKKYGYFPSFALGWNLSEENFMKNQSVFDNLKMRLSWGQTGNQEVPNKITKASYSLSSGNGYNLVDGTVTNGITVNRTANPDLHWEVVTQYDFGFDFELLNGKLYGSLDYYNKTTTDAILNITAPVLSPTDDVWKNVDAKIINKGVEFTLGYHIIKHKDLSWSVDINGTTLANKIKDLPVSEMYSGSISGPGQSGVMANIYKSNYEIGSFYLLKQLGFDEDGAEIYQDSNNDGSIDSDDRVIVEGALPNFMYGLNSQLNWKSFDFSFSIIGQSGAYLFNNTNFTATNINNLQSDRNVLKEYYNSGADSGNSPQISTYYLEKSDFVRLNSARLGYNLNTSKIKWLSGLTVYVTGQNLLTITKYNGFDPLANSNKESDGNQSVGIDYTSYPNARTYMLGLTLKL, from the coding sequence ATGTGTTCAAAATTAAATCATTTTGCTTTTAAAGCAACTTTGTTCCTGCTTTTTTCGCTGGTGTCCATCCCATACGGATGGTCGGGCACCGCAACTAAAACAAACAGGAGCATTAACCTGAAAATTGAAAATGGCCGGTTAACCGACATTTTCGAGCGACTGGAAAGCGAAACTTCCTACAAATTCAGCTACGGACAAGGAGTTATCGCCGACAAGCAAACTTACTCTATCGATCATCGCAACCAGGAATTGGAAGTCGTAATGGACGACCTGGCAGCCAAAGCGAAACTCAGCTACAACATTGCCGGCCAGCTGGTGATGGTGAAAAAACTCGCCAATCCCGACGAAGAACAAAAATCGGTGAAAACGGCTCGCGGTCGCGTCGTTGACGAAAATGGCGAGTCGCTCCCCGGTGTAAACATCGTCGAAAAAGGTACCACCAACGGAACGGTAACCGACTTGGACGGTAACTACACCATCAACCTGAGCGGGAAAAGCCAAATATTGGTATTCTCATTCATCGGTTTGGAAAGCCAGGAAATTATTGCTTCAGAAACCTTGAATGTGACCATGAAAGCCGAAAGCAAAGGCTTGGACGAAGTGGTAGTTGTTGGATACGGAAGCCAGGAAAAGAAAGATGTTACCGGAGCAATTGCAACCATTGAACCGAAGGACTTTAAACAAGGGATTACCACGTCCGCGGACAACCTTCTGCAAGGTAAAGTTGCTGGTGTTCGCATCATCAACAGCTCGGGTGAGCCAGGTGGTGGTGTCGATGTTCAAATCCGCGGTTTAGGTTCCATCCGAAGCGGAAGTACCCCTTTGTTCGTCGTTGACGGAGTTCCTTTGTCAAACAACGATGTGACTCCAACCGGAGGTAGTATCGGCTTTGGATCGTCGTCGGCCAAAAACCCATTGAACTTCCTCAACACAAGCGACATTGAATCGATCAACGTATTAAAAGATGCCTCTGCAGCAGCCATTTACGGAGCTCGCGGTTCGAACGGTGTGGTTCTGATCACGACAAAAAAAGGAAAAAAGGGAGAGGGAACCATCTCTGTGAACTCATACGCAGCGGTATCAGAATTACCAAAGAAAATTGATTTGCTGAGTGCCGACGAGTATCGCGAAGCTGTTGGCGATGAAAGTTCATACAACCACGGCTCGGGTACCGACTGGCAAGACGAAGTATTCCGCCAGGCGATAACCACGAACACCGAACTGTCGTTTTCAAAACAAACCAAATCTGGCAGCTATTATGCTTCGGTTGGTCACATCGACCAGGAAGGGATTATAGAAAACAGCTCATTCAAACGAATCTCTGCCCGGTTAAATGCCGAGGAATCCTTTCTTCCGGATAACCGTTTGAAAGTGAAACTGAACCTGGCAGTCAGCCAAATGAACGAAACTGGTGTTCCATCGAGCGATGACGCCGGATCCAACGGCCAGCTGATTACCCACATGTTGATGGCAAACCCAACCCAGTCGGTTTTCGACTCGGAGGGCAATTACACCAACTTCAACCTGACCCAAAACTTCAACCCGATGTATTTGCTCTACCTTTATGAAGATGAGACAAATACCCTGCGTACAATCGGAAATATCGAAGCATCATTCCGGATTTTTAAAGGCTTGACCTACAAAATTAATTACGCCGTTGACCGCTCAACATCAGAACGTAACACCACTTACTATAAAAACGAGACAATCATCAACCCGAATGGTGTTTTTGCCCAATCGAACCTGGATAACAGCAGCGAACTGATTGAGCACTACCTGACCTGGGCCTTTACCTCGGGACAACATAAACTTGATGTGCTGGGCGGTTTCTCGTACCAGAAATTTAAAGCTGAGGAAACCGGTTTCTCCGTAGAAGGATTGGAAGAAAAAGGTGTCGGCATCAAGCCCAAATACAATCCGGACTATACCAGCTACACGTCATCGGACATTTCCGGTAGTGCTCAGGAAAACGAACTACAGTCGTATTTTGCCCGTGCTAACTACACCTTTGCATCGAAATATATGCTGACTGCGTCGCTTCGCGCTGATGGTTCAACCCGCTTCGGCGAGGATAAAAAGTACGGTTACTTCCCTTCATTTGCCTTGGGATGGAATCTGTCGGAAGAAAATTTCATGAAGAACCAATCGGTTTTCGACAACCTGAAGATGCGCTTAAGTTGGGGGCAAACCGGTAACCAGGAGGTCCCCAATAAGATTACAAAAGCCAGCTACTCGTTATCAAGCGGCAACGGCTACAACCTGGTTGACGGTACCGTAACCAATGGTATTACCGTGAACCGGACAGCAAACCCCGATCTGCACTGGGAGGTTGTAACCCAATACGACTTTGGTTTCGATTTCGAATTGTTGAACGGAAAACTGTACGGCTCGCTCGACTATTACAACAAAACAACAACAGACGCGATCCTGAACATTACTGCTCCTGTATTGAGCCCGACGGATGATGTCTGGAAAAACGTTGACGCGAAGATTATCAATAAAGGTGTCGAATTTACCCTGGGATACCACATCATCAAGCACAAAGACCTGAGCTGGAGTGTTGACATCAACGGAACAACACTTGCCAATAAAATTAAGGATCTGCCTGTTAGCGAAATGTATTCAGGTTCGATTTCCGGTCCGGGACAATCCGGCGTAATGGCTAACATCTATAAAAGCAACTACGAAATCGGTTCCTTCTATTTATTGAAACAACTCGGTTTTGATGAAGACGGAGCCGAAATTTACCAGGACTCCAATAACGACGGAAGTATCGACAGCGACGACCGCGTAATTGTAGAGGGAGCCCTTCCGAATTTCATGTATGGCTTGAACAGTCAGTTGAATTGGAAAAGTTTCGATTTCTCTTTCTCCATCATTGGACAAAGCGGAGCATACCTGTTCAACAATACCAACTTTACGGCTACAAACATCAACAACCTGCAGTCGGACCGCAACGTTCTGAAAGAGTATTACAATTCGGGAGCAGACTCCGGTAATTCACCTCAAATTTCAACTTATTACCTCGAAAAATCAGACTTTGTCCGCCTGAACTCAGCTCGATTGGGCTACAACCTGAATACGAGCAAGATTAAATGGTTGTCCGGCCTGACCGTTTATGTAACCGGCCAAAACTTGTTGACCATCACCAAGTATAACGGCTTCGACCCATTGGCTAATTCCAATAAAGAATCGGACGGCAACCAGTCGGTTGGTATCGATTATACCAGCTACCCGAACGCCCGGACTTACATGCTCGGTTTAACACTAAAACTTTAA
- a CDS encoding FecR family protein, with the protein MANRAHKLDKLIDNYLNEKSSPEEKRLLDDFVSDDQFNLQWEQKEMGNQQEVFSSINNAILNQTRTKSFHAISKQQIRWTISVAASLLLLIGVYSWIKFTPEPLQQYSFSTEAQSDSLLLPDGSVIFLSPETELSYDNRFNTERRKVTLVRGNAFFKVARNPEKPFIISSGAIKTKVLGTSFNIHTAINGYRVTVHTGKVNVSSDSESVDLTPLEEVNYSSASGKLSVGKVSPAAISPWYNSDITLADQSLETILNLIEQKFNLDTIRVETKQLEARATVYIARDASLNSIVEQLNYITNLKFEIHGKEIRCAHATEI; encoded by the coding sequence ATGGCAAACAGAGCACACAAACTCGACAAACTGATTGATAACTACCTGAACGAAAAATCAAGCCCGGAAGAAAAGCGCTTGCTGGATGATTTTGTCAGCGACGACCAATTCAATTTACAATGGGAACAAAAAGAAATGGGCAATCAACAGGAAGTTTTCTCGTCGATCAATAACGCGATCCTGAACCAAACCCGAACGAAAAGTTTCCACGCCATCAGCAAACAGCAAATTCGATGGACGATTTCCGTTGCCGCTTCCTTACTATTGCTTATCGGTGTGTACTCCTGGATAAAATTCACGCCCGAGCCACTCCAACAGTATAGTTTCAGCACCGAAGCTCAATCCGACTCACTGTTGCTGCCCGATGGATCTGTCATATTTCTAAGTCCTGAAACGGAACTAAGTTACGACAACCGTTTCAACACCGAGAGGCGCAAGGTGACTTTGGTTCGCGGAAATGCTTTTTTCAAAGTTGCCCGCAACCCTGAAAAACCATTCATTATCAGCTCCGGAGCAATAAAAACCAAGGTACTCGGAACCTCCTTCAATATACACACGGCAATTAACGGCTACCGCGTGACTGTACACACGGGTAAAGTCAATGTTTCATCCGATTCGGAAAGCGTCGACCTCACTCCCCTGGAGGAAGTCAACTATTCCTCGGCCAGCGGAAAGTTGTCTGTTGGCAAAGTCAGCCCGGCAGCAATCAGCCCCTGGTACAACAGCGACATTACACTTGCAGATCAGTCGCTGGAAACGATCCTGAATCTGATCGAACAGAAATTCAACCTTGATACCATTCGGGTGGAAACCAAACAGCTCGAAGCAAGAGCCACAGTTTACATTGCCCGCGACGCCTCCTTAAACTCGATAGTAGAACAATTGAATTACATCACCAATTTAAAATTCGAAATCCATGGAAAAGAAATAAGATGCGCCCATGCAACGGAAATCTAA
- a CDS encoding RNA polymerase sigma factor, whose protein sequence is MKTEHKHELLSLIRRDDTKAFTRLVSEHWEKLFIYAFRLTKDRELAQSIVQTIFIDLWEKRHLLEIQQPESYLFQAVKFQVFKAYRDRKMKLEVLQEKFEDYLTEHENDYEPELILRLHQAIDRLPDRCREIFHLNRFHELSIDQIAEQLNLSRQTVKNQLTRAFQQVRTELRNN, encoded by the coding sequence ATGAAAACTGAACACAAGCACGAACTGCTATCCTTGATTCGCCGCGATGACACCAAAGCTTTTACCAGGCTGGTTTCTGAACATTGGGAAAAACTTTTCATTTACGCTTTCAGACTCACAAAAGACAGGGAACTCGCACAATCTATTGTTCAAACCATTTTCATCGATTTGTGGGAAAAACGTCACTTATTGGAAATCCAGCAACCCGAAAGCTATTTGTTCCAGGCGGTCAAATTCCAGGTTTTCAAAGCCTACCGCGACCGGAAAATGAAACTCGAAGTGCTGCAAGAGAAATTCGAAGACTATCTGACCGAGCACGAAAATGACTATGAACCCGAATTGATTCTGCGCCTTCACCAAGCTATTGACCGATTACCAGATCGTTGCCGTGAAATTTTTCACCTCAACCGCTTTCATGAATTAAGTATCGACCAAATAGCCGAACAGCTCAACCTTTCCCGGCAAACCGTGAAAAATCAACTGACCAGAGCATTTCAACAAGTGCGCACCGAACTGCGCAACAACTAG
- a CDS encoding putative signal transducing protein has protein sequence MKPRHPDTEIFPVEVFAGTSIQAAMLKSMLDDAEIYSFLKDNIVGTLTPWWTDPGGAGAVKVIVANRDLDEAKVVVKKFVDNMTHN, from the coding sequence ATGAAGCCAAGACATCCTGATACGGAAATTTTTCCCGTCGAAGTATTTGCCGGCACAAGTATTCAGGCCGCAATGTTGAAAAGTATGCTTGATGATGCCGAAATTTATTCGTTCCTGAAAGATAATATTGTAGGAACACTAACTCCATGGTGGACCGATCCGGGCGGTGCCGGGGCAGTAAAAGTTATCGTTGCTAACAGGGATTTGGATGAGGCGAAGGTTGTTGTAAAAAAGTTTGTGGATAACATGACGCATAACTAG
- a CDS encoding SIR2 family NAD-dependent protein deacylase — protein MKKLVVLSGAGMSQESGLRTFRDMGGLWEEYDVMDVATPEAWERNPELVNRFYNDRRKQLIDAKPNQGHFLLAELEKDFDVHVITQNVDNLHERAGSSKVLHLHGELTKVRSSVDPDLIFELDGWELKLGDKCPKGSQLRPHIVWFGEAVPAMDEAAEIAAQADIFLVIGTSLNVYPAAGLVHYTASSCPIYVIDPERPPISMKGVTFIEEKAGAGMLKLKSLLGQS, from the coding sequence ATGAAAAAATTGGTTGTTTTGTCGGGTGCCGGGATGAGTCAGGAAAGTGGTTTGCGCACCTTTCGCGATATGGGCGGTTTATGGGAAGAATACGATGTGATGGATGTCGCTACTCCCGAAGCCTGGGAGCGCAATCCGGAGCTGGTGAACCGCTTTTATAACGACCGCCGCAAACAATTAATCGATGCCAAACCCAACCAGGGGCATTTTCTGCTGGCTGAGCTGGAGAAGGATTTCGATGTTCATGTGATTACCCAAAATGTGGACAACCTGCACGAGCGTGCCGGAAGTTCCAAGGTGCTACACCTGCATGGCGAGCTAACCAAAGTTCGCAGTTCGGTTGATCCCGATTTGATTTTCGAATTGGATGGTTGGGAGTTGAAGCTTGGGGATAAGTGTCCCAAGGGGAGTCAGCTTCGTCCGCATATTGTATGGTTTGGCGAAGCTGTTCCGGCAATGGACGAGGCAGCTGAAATTGCCGCCCAAGCCGATATCTTTCTGGTTATTGGGACTTCGCTCAATGTGTATCCGGCGGCAGGTTTGGTTCATTACACAGCATCAAGCTGTCCAATCTATGTGATTGACCCGGAGCGTCCCCCGATTTCGATGAAAGGCGTCACCTTTATTGAAGAGAAAGCCGGAGCGGGTATGCTGAAACTGAAGAGTTTGCTCGGACAATCTTAA
- a CDS encoding TonB-dependent receptor — MIQKTICLLVILSAGITTLWAQQSPVEKPTRFSISGHIKDARNGESLIGATVFVQETGNGTASNTYGFYSLSLPTGNYTLVYSFVGYESIQKEIYLDSNRQEEVELEPSAESLDEVVVQAEKKDQNLSRVEMGVEKLQPKRIKSIPALMGEVDVIKAIQMLPGVQSTSEGGSGFSVRGGTPDQNLILLDEATVYNASHLMGFFSVFNNDAINDLRLYKGDVPAQYGGRLSSLLDVRMKDGNSKQFAGTGGIGTISSRLTLEGPIKKDQTTFLVAGRRTYMDLFLPLASDENARDSKLYFYDLNLKFSHRINENNRLFLSGYLGRDIMKSPDFRMGFGNKTFTVRWNHIFNQKLFMNLTGIWSRYDYELGTSEDEPESWLWDSDLQDWGMKADFSYFIKPDNMLYFGVQSYYHTFNPGSARGVGSQSVFSEYTIQRNYALEHAAYLSHQFNVGEKVVVKYGVRASLFQNMGKATVYSYDDQYEVSDSTFYKSGEIYKNFFGLEPRLGINYRIDGDWSLKFNYNRSRQYIQQASNSTAGSPLDVWFPASPNIAPQIADQFAFGVFRNFRNDVFQASIEAYYKDMQNTIDFADHADLLLNKYMEGEIRTGSAKAYGLEFLVKKTEGRLTGWVGYTLSRAERTIAEINDGETYVAPYDKPHEINTVLSYEISPRVSMSANWLYASGQPVTLPVQRYEINGTIIPLYTERNGSRYDAYHRLDVSLTLQGKKNLQRKWKGEWVFSIYNLYNRKNTWALNFKQDSENPNETYAEKTYLFPIIPSVTYNFKF; from the coding sequence ATGATTCAGAAAACGATTTGCCTGCTGGTGATTCTGTCAGCAGGGATTACTACGCTTTGGGCGCAACAGTCGCCCGTCGAAAAGCCCACGCGCTTCAGTATTAGTGGGCACATCAAAGATGCCCGAAACGGCGAGAGCCTGATTGGCGCTACGGTTTTCGTTCAGGAAACCGGCAACGGAACTGCCAGTAACACCTACGGCTTTTATTCCCTCTCCCTTCCAACCGGAAATTATACCCTTGTTTATTCTTTCGTTGGCTACGAGTCTATCCAAAAAGAAATTTACCTGGACTCCAATCGTCAGGAAGAAGTAGAGTTGGAGCCGTCGGCTGAGTCTTTGGACGAGGTGGTCGTTCAGGCTGAAAAGAAAGACCAAAACCTGAGCCGGGTAGAAATGGGTGTCGAAAAACTTCAGCCCAAGCGAATCAAATCAATACCGGCATTGATGGGTGAGGTGGATGTGATTAAGGCGATCCAGATGTTGCCCGGCGTGCAGTCGACCAGTGAAGGTGGTTCCGGATTTAGCGTCCGTGGTGGAACGCCCGACCAAAACCTGATCCTGTTGGATGAAGCAACGGTTTACAATGCCTCGCACCTGATGGGTTTTTTCTCGGTTTTCAACAACGATGCCATCAACGATCTACGTTTGTACAAAGGTGATGTGCCTGCTCAATATGGGGGGCGATTGTCTTCCCTGCTCGATGTTCGCATGAAAGACGGGAACTCGAAGCAGTTTGCCGGGACTGGTGGTATTGGAACCATCTCGAGCCGTTTGACTCTGGAAGGGCCGATCAAAAAAGATCAAACGACTTTTTTGGTTGCCGGCCGGAGGACCTACATGGACTTGTTTCTTCCCTTGGCCAGCGATGAAAATGCCCGCGATAGTAAATTGTATTTTTACGATTTGAACCTCAAGTTCAGTCACCGGATTAATGAAAATAACCGGCTATTTTTGAGTGGTTATCTGGGGCGTGATATCATGAAAAGCCCCGATTTTCGAATGGGTTTCGGTAACAAAACCTTCACAGTTCGCTGGAATCACATCTTTAACCAAAAGCTTTTCATGAACCTGACTGGCATTTGGAGCCGCTACGATTATGAACTCGGAACCTCGGAAGATGAACCGGAAAGCTGGTTGTGGGACTCTGACCTGCAGGATTGGGGGATGAAAGCCGATTTCAGCTATTTCATCAAGCCCGATAACATGCTGTATTTTGGAGTGCAGTCCTATTATCACACCTTTAACCCCGGATCCGCCAGGGGAGTTGGCAGCCAGTCGGTGTTTTCCGAGTACACGATCCAGCGGAATTACGCGTTGGAGCATGCAGCATACTTGTCACATCAGTTCAATGTTGGTGAAAAAGTGGTTGTGAAGTACGGCGTTCGGGCATCGCTTTTTCAAAATATGGGAAAGGCAACGGTGTACAGTTATGACGATCAATATGAAGTGAGCGACTCAACCTTTTATAAAAGTGGCGAGATCTATAAAAACTTCTTCGGGCTGGAGCCGCGCCTTGGCATTAACTACCGGATCGATGGCGACTGGTCGTTGAAATTCAATTACAACCGTTCGCGCCAATACATACAGCAAGCCTCGAACTCAACAGCTGGCAGTCCGCTGGATGTTTGGTTCCCGGCAAGTCCGAATATCGCGCCGCAGATTGCCGATCAGTTTGCATTCGGTGTTTTCAGGAACTTCCGGAACGATGTTTTTCAGGCTTCCATCGAGGCTTACTACAAGGACATGCAAAACACCATTGACTTCGCTGACCATGCGGATTTGTTGCTGAACAAGTATATGGAAGGTGAGATTCGGACAGGTTCGGCGAAAGCCTATGGTTTGGAGTTTTTGGTGAAAAAGACGGAGGGGCGTTTGACAGGTTGGGTAGGATACACCCTTTCCCGAGCCGAGCGCACCATCGCTGAAATTAACGACGGCGAAACCTATGTGGCACCTTATGACAAGCCGCATGAGATTAATACAGTTCTTTCGTATGAAATTAGCCCCCGGGTTTCGATGTCGGCCAACTGGCTTTACGCCTCCGGGCAGCCAGTTACCTTGCCGGTTCAGCGTTACGAAATCAACGGAACGATTATTCCACTTTACACCGAGCGCAATGGAAGTCGCTATGATGCCTACCACCGCCTCGATGTGTCGTTGACGCTGCAGGGTAAAAAGAATCTGCAACGAAAATGGAAAGGCGAGTGGGTATTCTCTATTTACAACCTTTACAACCGGAAGAACACCTGGGCGCTGAATTTCAAACAGGATTCAGAAAATCCGAATGAAACTTACGCCGAGAAAACCTATTTGTTCCCAATTATTCCGTCAGTTACTTACAACTTCAAATTTTAG
- a CDS encoding DUF4249 domain-containing protein: MKTRYLLFTLVAFQFLYTACTERVDIDLEEAGDPLLVVFAEITDEPKAQAVYLSRTAPYFDNQELPVVSGAEVYLSDGEKEVQLTESLEEPGMYLTEDGYAGIPGKTYTLRIENVDANEDGVVESYIAESVMNPVPAVDSVSVTYNDRWEGWEVELYAQEPGETEDFYLFKVYKNGELYTDSLQNYWVTDDKFFNGNDIEGPIVQYFDEENDEMVADGDTVMLEMAAITKEYYDFINGVLAEVSTKVPIFSGPSANPEGNISNGALGFFSAQAISRGSTIYKEE, from the coding sequence ATGAAAACACGATATCTACTTTTCACTTTAGTAGCCTTTCAATTTCTGTATACCGCCTGTACCGAACGCGTTGATATTGATTTGGAAGAAGCCGGCGATCCTTTACTGGTTGTTTTTGCCGAGATTACCGACGAGCCGAAAGCACAAGCCGTATACTTGAGTCGGACAGCGCCGTATTTTGATAATCAGGAACTGCCGGTTGTGAGCGGAGCGGAAGTTTATTTGAGTGACGGAGAAAAAGAAGTTCAGTTGACTGAAAGTCTGGAAGAGCCCGGAATGTATTTGACGGAGGATGGGTACGCGGGTATTCCCGGAAAAACATATACGTTGCGCATCGAGAACGTTGATGCCAATGAGGATGGTGTTGTTGAAAGTTACATTGCAGAATCGGTCATGAACCCGGTTCCTGCAGTTGATAGCGTGAGTGTGACTTACAACGATCGGTGGGAAGGCTGGGAGGTTGAACTTTATGCCCAAGAGCCAGGCGAAACAGAAGATTTTTACCTTTTCAAAGTTTATAAAAACGGAGAATTGTACACCGACTCGCTACAAAATTATTGGGTGACGGATGATAAGTTTTTCAACGGGAACGATATTGAAGGGCCAATTGTACAATATTTTGACGAAGAGAATGATGAAATGGTAGCCGACGGCGATACTGTGATGCTGGAGATGGCTGCCATTACCAAAGAATACTACGATTTCATTAATGGTGTTTTGGCTGAAGTGAGCACGAAAGTTCCGATTTTCAGTGGTCCGTCGGCTAACCCGGAAGGAAACATCAGTAATGGGGCATTGGGCTTCTTTTCGGCACAAGCCATTTCGCGTGGATCGACCATCTACAAGGAAGAATAG
- a CDS encoding ComF family protein: MAYLIKESLNQFLELIFPRSCVVCQQKLIQSEQYLCLKCLLHMPRTNHAKTTDNPMEQLFYGRVSVERACAFFEFKKGSPYQQILHELKYRGQKELGEYTGKLFGASLQQDPQIRTADLICPVPLHPKKERKRGYNQSYHVALGLSQSLNIPIDHTNLIRSSHTSTQTRKSRWERWQNVEGIFETRDPAKFNGKHLILVDDVATTGATIEACASAIKSACDARISVLTLAIA, translated from the coding sequence ATGGCCTATCTGATCAAAGAAAGTCTGAACCAATTCCTCGAACTCATTTTCCCTCGTAGTTGCGTGGTTTGTCAGCAAAAGCTTATTCAAAGCGAACAGTATCTGTGCCTGAAATGCCTGTTGCACATGCCCCGGACAAATCACGCGAAAACCACCGACAACCCGATGGAACAACTATTCTACGGACGGGTTTCGGTTGAACGGGCCTGCGCTTTTTTCGAGTTCAAAAAAGGCAGTCCCTATCAGCAAATCTTACACGAGTTGAAATACCGCGGACAAAAAGAATTGGGCGAATATACAGGGAAGCTCTTCGGTGCGAGTTTGCAACAGGATCCCCAAATCAGAACTGCCGACCTCATTTGTCCGGTTCCGCTGCACCCGAAGAAAGAGCGAAAACGTGGCTACAATCAGAGCTACCACGTTGCTCTCGGCCTGTCCCAATCACTCAACATCCCGATTGATCACACCAATCTGATTCGAAGTTCACACACCTCAACCCAAACCCGCAAATCTCGCTGGGAACGCTGGCAGAATGTTGAAGGAATTTTTGAGACTCGGGATCCGGCAAAATTCAACGGCAAACACCTCATCCTGGTCGACGATGTCGCCACAACAGGTGCCACAATCGAAGCCTGCGCCTCGGCCATCAAATCAGCTTGCGATGCACGGATCAGTGTCCTCACCCTCGCCATTGCCTGA